A stretch of DNA from Sebastes umbrosus isolate fSebUmb1 chromosome 14, fSebUmb1.pri, whole genome shotgun sequence:
TACCTTTATATCACCTGCCCTAGTGAATACTGGACTTACATGTATCTGACTTcaaatgaatgttaatgttgcTGTATAGCACACATTGATTATAtttgtgcttttgttttgaCTATAGGAATGACAACAACTGATTCCACCACACATAATGTCACCACCAATGACACATCCACCACTCCTGCAATCGGCAATCACTCAACAACCAGTTTTACAACTTTACCACCATCCTCAGAAGCTACGGCAACTACAGAAAATGCCACAGCAGAATATACAACTATGACACCATCAGCCACCCATTCAGAGACGGCCTTCACCCAGCCAAGCACCGAGTTCTTGAACACCACAGCGCCAGTCAACGGCACTGTTACTGAGAACAGTAACTCCACCACCAGCCACCCAACCGACTCTCCATCAGCTCCAACCAGCGGTACAATGCTGACCGCTACAACCCCCACCAACACTAGTGAGACTACAAATATAACCACCACAACTACCATTACACCAACCACAAGCAACGAcacaactactactacaccaaccACAAGCAACGAcacaactactactacaccaaccACAAGCAACGACACGACTACCATTTCACCAACCACAAGCAACGACACAACTACTACTAGACCAACCACAAGCAACGAcacaactactactacaccaaccACAAGCAACGACACGACTACCATTTCACCAACCACAAGCAACGACACAACTACTACTAGACCAACCACAAGCAACGAcacaactactactacaccaaccACAAGCAACGACACGACTACCATTTCACCAACCACAAGCAACGAcacaactactactacaccaaccACAAGCAACGAcacaactactactacaccaaccACAAGCAACGAcacaactactactacaccaaccACAAGCAACGAcacaactactactacaccaaccACAAGCAACAAcacaactactactacaccaaccACGAGCAATGACACGACTACCATTACACCAACCACCAGCAACGAcacaactactactacaccaaccACAAGCAATGACACGACTACCATTACACCAACCACCAGCAACAACATGACTACCATTACACCAACCACCAGCAACGAcacaactactactacaccaaccACAAGCAATGACACGACTACCATTACACCAACCACAAGCAACAACATGACTACCATTACACCAACCATCAGCAACGAcacaactactactacaccaaccACAAGCAATGACACGACTACCATTACACCAACCACAAGCAACGACACAACTACACCAACCACGAGCAATGACACAACTACCATTACACCAACCACAAGCAACGACACGACTACCATTACACCAACCACAAGCAACGACACAACTACCATTACACCAACCACAAGCAACGACACAACTACCATTACACCAACCACGAGCAACGAcacaactactactacaccaacgACAAGCAACGACACAACTACTACCACACCAACCACAAGCAACGACACAACTACCATTTCACCAACCACAAGCAACGACACAACTACTACCACACCAACCACAAGCAACGACACAACTACTACTATACCAACCACAAGCAACGACACAACTACTACGACACCAACCACAAACAATGACACAACTACCATTACACCAACCACGAGCAACGACACAACTACCAGTACACCAACCACGAGCAACGACACAACAACCATTACACCAACCACAAGCAACGACACAACTACCATTACACCAACCACAAGCAACGACACAACTACCATTACACCAACCACAAGCAACAACATGACTACCATTACACCAACCATAAGCAACGACACAACTACCGTTACACcaacaacaagcaacaacatgACTACCATTACACCAACCACGAGCAACAACATGACTACCATTACACCAACCACAAGCAACAACATGACTACCATTACACCAACCACAAGCAACAACATGACTACCATTACACCAACCACAAGCAACAACATGACTACCATTACACCAACCACAAGCAACAACACGACTACCATTACAGTCACAACACAGCCGGGAAACATCACAACAACTACACAAACCAACAACAGCACAGCAGGTACAAGTACAGTAACTCCGGAAAGCTCTACAGCTGTACTAACTACAACTACACTAACAAACTCTACTAACACGTCTCCTGAGACCCCCACGTCCACCACCATACCCTCAGCCTCCACTCCCACCACTAACACAACACTCACAGCTGGACCCCCAACCTCTTCACCTAcctccacctccagctctctccctACAAACACCTCCCCAGGCAGTAGCACCGCATCCCCTACTGGAAATATCACCACCCTTAGTCCCTCAACAACAACCACAGGAGGTAGGACTAACTACATGATGAGTGTTGATGTGTGTTCTTACAAAATAATATACTAAAACATGCAGGTGAGTAGGAATTCAGCGAGGACTATAAGTTAAAGCTGCATCAGACTATTTTACAAGTGGCATGCTAAATGCAGAGCTGTTTGAAATATTTTGGAGTAAGTCCAAATCACAATTCCTCAAAAGCAAATTCAAAGTCAGTGTGcacatttttctttaaacaaCTTCATATGACCTTAATAAGACTCAGAGTCTACAGGataagactgtatataaagatggacgacatgacagctccccaaaaatgaatccaaaacatctcgattgccccctggtggctggctgcagtataggtcataaagcccgcccctcaatgttagtggatgggacaaagtaaaaagtaaaagtacatgtcaaataaaCTTTTCTCAAAGATagcttctgtcattttaggtagttcttattacgctgatgtatgttcaagtgtttatttttctgattagtttggttttaattagttatttcatgctataaaaagggggagAGACATCATGATTGGCAGATGTGAATCTccctcgctgacaagctgcggccgtgctcggcttgcAATTGTTTCTGGCAGGTGACCTTGATACTGTggttccaccgcccgatcactactgcgcagactctggctccaaataacgtaaaaatctcaagatgctgctcctgtatccgggatagatagaagtgctttaagctcaatgctaacatcagcatgctcacAATGCCGATGCTAACACGGTGATGCTAAgaaggtataatgtttaccaagttcaccatcttagtttagcgtgctaacatttgctaactAGCTCTAGTAGACGTTCTCTGTTCTTGGACagatttttacatatttttgatcTTACAGTGACTGGCCACACCACTTTGACTCATTCAACTAAACCAGCTGGTGGAAATACAACAGCCTCATCTACCACCGCTACAATCTCCCCCACCACCATCAGTACTGGTACCACCCAGCGACCAACAGACATCACTACCAACAACTCCACCACAGCAGCCCCACCCATCCCTCCAGTCATAGGTTCGTACCTTTCTCCACAGGTTCATATTTCTCAGGTGAATGACTTTATCGATCAACTCCATCAGAAAAATTTAACAGATTTCTTGGTTAGATATTAAAGgttctattgataacattgatcacattcagccactagatgtcgccgttccattgcattcacttcacaacaagtggttgccaggcacttactgtcAAACTCCAGTTTCTTTctacactaactggcaactagATCGCTgatgacacagagataccacgtgataccaacgttggtATAGCCTTGTTacaagtgggaaccaaacatcagatatcttccacagagataaacaaaacattcattttgaacacgtcaaaatgtttaaaatgattaattcacaatcataacaTTTTatggaaaagccatacttttatttggcacctttctaaaagctcggtggatgtattatttaaaaaaaaaaatgtgtctacataaaaatgttatccaTAAGACCTTTAAATCTTGCGCACACGAGGACCCACATTGCGAGAGATAAttgctttcatgttttttttgtgctaaaATGGTTTATAATGACAATTACAACAACTTAATCAAATGATAATGTAAACAATGTGACAATGTGAAAGTGGTTGCTTCTGTAGTGAtgctttatagtgagtttctATAGCTGTCCGGCtctcaactttactgttttggttcactctcaccgctctcatatcGTCGTCTTCGGCCGCAGCAGGCAGCAGTTTTCAGCAAAACAGCTCCGACAAGCCCGctgtatactacctgctcagcacctaACGTCAGACAGATGCAGTTAGAGATTAGCTGGGGAACATAGTGCAGCAATTAGCAGCTAAACAGCCTGATATTTAAGTTTCAAGTTTACCAtgcatttccctcaggagttggtagagacaaaaacaaagctaaaaggagATATTGGATTtgcacgactccaaatgaatgatcatgttgctggatgtgtaaataagcagctgtttgctaacaagtttgcTTTATCAACtcaaaaggtgatgatatgttaACAACTTGTTTCCGCTGTTCTCaagtagcaaaaaaacaactgtcATTGCAGGTTTGAGAAATTCAGttcacatgagaaaaaaaaatcagatggCCAGTTGTTTAACGCATCGTTTTTCTCCTATCTCTCATCAGCGTGTCCTGCTGTCCCGTGCCCTCTTGAAAGCGTCTGTCTTGATGGCACATGCCAGTGTATCTCTGGTAGCTTCCTGGTGGATGGCCGCTGTGTACCCGGTAGGAaattaaacaacattttatgtCTGGTCAGATGTGAAATTACCATAACAGAAATAACAACGGGGTGGTGGCGGTGAAACTTATTCTCGCCTTAAtttctcctgtcctcctcttcattcAGCTCAAGTGTTCCCCGGCCAGCTTCATATCACCTCCTTGACATTTGTAAACCAAATGAGCAACAGGTCCTCAGAAATATTCCAGAGTACGGCAGCTGATATCTCAGCAGCGGTAGGTTGTGAGATCGCCAAGTATTTTGAATTTCTATAATAAATGCACCTCTCTCGCTCTGTCCCTAAACCACATCCTTATACTGTTTCACAGCTCAGAGATGCCCTCAAAAATCAGCCGGGGTATAAACAGTCTGATGTTGTACGACTTGAGTGAGTATTTTGTCTTCTTCCTACTGCAGAAAGATACCaagtatcctcatacaacggttcctatgatatcttacgaaaagttattcctcaattTTTGTGCGTTTCACGACGAATGTCCAGCGGCAAaatccactccagtcttttcaaaataaacttccgtcttcacaggaaacaacttggtcaGGATTTagtaacaaaactacatagttaggtttaggaaaagatcgtagttaAGTTAGGCCACACCGAAAGTGGTTACGCTGCACCGTGTCgtaacttaaaggaacagtgtgtaacatttcggaggatctatttgcagaaatggaatataatatttataactatgttttcattagtgtataatcacctgaaactaagaatcattgtgtttttgttagaacgagcccttcatatctacaaagggagcgggacctcttcacagagtccgccatgtttctaaagtagcccagaatggacaaaccaaacactggctctagagagagactttcacgtttttacgttacctgaaggccaccgtagttctctgacaagcttgtgaaactgcagtaacgtgagccgcagagtgcaaaaccgtggtaccgccagccgctgccGTTCCGAAAGttttgttattatggtaaggatggcctctgagtgaggcgaacagtgttaccatggttttgtactcgacagctcacgttactgcagtcttggaaaggggagtgagcggagaggaactcagttggttgcaatctgcaactacacCACTAGATGACGCCAAATCCCATAAATCCAcgccgacctcctccctatgtggcgttttgtcgttctttatacttcctggttcacaattacgtggattagaaacaaattgatttcatgggatacatacgaattacagtgcattaagATGATGAAAGATAATATGCCACATGGTACAAAATATTTTGTAACCCTTTTTGGTGCTTCTCTACAATTCTCTAGATCAGGAAGTGTGCAAGCAACTGTAAATAACATCTTTGAAAATACCACCGCCACTCAGGAATCTGTTGATCAGGCGATTAAACAGGCTATAACCAGCCAACAAACTGGATTGTTGGGTAATGCTTCATTTACAAGTATGTACTGCAACGTTGATTGATTTTAGATGAGATCCTCACATGTATGAGCAACAGGCTTTTTCTCATACACCTGTTTTACATCTTCTCTGTCTTAGGTACAGACCTGTGTTTTCAGAAGCCGTTACCCTGTGATGTCTTCACTACATCGTGCGCAAATACAAATGGCCGGGTTTTATGTTCCTGTAAAGAGGGCTACATCTCCATGCCGTACTCCAACACCAGCTGCAGAGGTAAAAGTGACTATTTAACATTTATGAATCTCATTTATCAAGACTAGTATTAGGTTTGAATAAGCAGACTAGAACATGCTTGTCTTTAgtattgtcttttatattaaaaaatgtgtaatctTGGCCAAGCGGGGCATCACCTCCTTTTGCTGAATAATGATAAATGTAAACCTTAATAATGTTGAGGATGTACGTCAGTCTTATGAGCTGGGCAAGGAGGATTTTTACCGGAGCATACAGATCTAAATATATAAGGATCCATGATTCGGCTCAACCCTTAAGAATAACCTAGATATTCATTGAAgcttatgattaaaaaaacactaaaggcACCATAGGTAAACTATACAAGGGCTTTACCCTAAGGCAGCAATGGGAAATTGGAAACTAACATAGTAATACCAGAGAAAATGTGGCTTCTTGTATGGGAAACCCAGTCTACTTCCACTAACTCTTTGTGTTGGAGAGATGTCTGCTGGAAAGATTTGGCACGTTTCTTTATTACCCCCAACCAGAAATCCCCAAAACGTAAAAGTGACATGTACCTTTTGAAGATTATTACGGCTGCTAGTAAGAAGACTATTATTAAATGCTGGCTCCAAAGGAAGCCTCCCTCTTTTGCCCTTCTTATCAACATAATCAACTCCATCTGCTCAatggagaaaatgactttcacTCTTTGAATTCAAAAGGAGAAGGGGGATAAATACTGGGAAAAATTGGATAGTTATAACCATGTAGACTCTAAACAATTCTTCCTTTGtctgaattttcttttttatatgcaACTGTATCTGTACTTTTtgatgattattattgattGTGCTGTAATGTTCCAGTCCTCACCTGTTCTAtgttcataaaaacaaaaaaaaacatataacaacAGATTATTAAAGCCTCATATAGACTATAAGAGCTGAAGACCAA
This window harbors:
- the si:ch211-198m17.1 gene encoding mucin-2 isoform X3, whose amino-acid sequence is MFLSYLPVVFLLAAVVKGMTTTDSTTHNVTTNDTSTTPAIGNHSTTSFTTLPPSSEATATTENATAEYTTMTPSATHSETAFTQPSTEFLNTTAPVNGTVTENSNSTTSHPTDSPSAPTSGTMLTATTPTNTSETTNITTTTTITPTTSNDTTTTTPTTSNDTTTTTPTTSNDTTTISPTTSNDTTTTRPTTSNDTTTTTPTTSNDTTTISPTTSNDTTTTRPTTSNDTTTTTPTTSNDTTTISPTTSNDTTTTTPTTSNDTTTTTPTTSNDTTTTTPTTSNDTTTTTPTTSNNTTTTTPTTSNDTTTITPTTSNDTTTTTPTTSNDTTTITPTTSNNMTTITPTTSNDTTTTTPTTSNDTTTITPTTSNNMTTITPTISNDTTTTTPTTSNDTTTITPTTSNDTTTPTTSNDTTTITPTTSNDTTTITPTTSNDTTTITPTTSNDTTTITPTTSNDTTTTTPTTSNDTTTTTPTTSNDTTTISPTTSNDTTTTTPTTSNDTTTTIPTTSNDTTTTTPTTNNDTTTITPTTSNDTTTSTPTTSNDTTTITPTTSNDTTTITPTTSNDTTTITPTTSNNMTTITPTISNDTTTVTPTTSNNMTTITPTTSNNMTTITPTTSNNMTTITPTTSNNMTTITPTTSNNTTTITVTTQPGNITTTTQTNNSTAGTSTVTPESSTAVLTTTTLTNSTNTSPETPTSTTIPSASTPTTNTTLTAGPPTSSPTSTSSSLPTNTSPGSSTASPTGNITTLSPSTTTTGVTGHTTLTHSTKPAGGNTTASSTTATISPTTISTGTTQRPTDITTNNSTTAAPPIPPVIACPAVPCPLESVCLDGTCQCISGSFLVDGRCVPAQVFPGQLHITSLTFVNQMSNRSSEIFQSTAADISAALRDALKNQPGYKQSDVVRLESGSVQATVNNIFENTTATQESVDQAIKQAITSQQTGLLGNASFTSTDLCFQKPLPCDVFTTSCANTNGRVLCSCKEGYISMPYSNTSCRVCPSGQRAAGDKCQPCAFGYAGFNCNDSALLAVVVISCVLGGVLLIIVLALLAYCCWMRCSEGKPDYNSSPYSSGDANQPWPPGITPIPRASTNFDAAPPIEMTEGGSTRALVDKKQQNNGLGFQAKMKGGKKGSYDLNPEAMNTFTGKNPSRYSYLVQGHENPYFLPGDGSKN
- the si:ch211-198m17.1 gene encoding mucin-2 isoform X4, whose product is MFLSYLPVVFLLAAVVKGMTTTDSTTHNVTTNDTSTTPAIGNHSTTSFTTLPPSSEATATTENATAEYTTMTPSATHSETAFTQPSTEFLNTTAPVNGTVTENSNSTTSHPTDSPSAPTSGTMLTATTPTNTSETTNITTTTTITPTTSNDTTTTTPTTSNDTTTTTPTTSNDTTTISPTTSNDTTTTRPTTSNDTTTTTPTTSNDTTTISPTTSNDTTTTRPTTSNDTTTTTPTTSNDTTTISPTTSNDTTTTTPTTSNDTTTTTPTTSNDTTTTTPTTSNDTTTTTPTTSNNTTTTTPTTSNDTTTITPTTSNDTTTTTPTTSNDTTTITPTTSNNMTTITPTTSNDTTTTTPTTSNDTTTITPTTSNNMTTITPTISNDTTTTTPTTSNDTTTITPTTSNDTTTPTTSNDTTTITPTTSNDTTTITPTTSNDTTTITPTTSNDTTTITPTTSNDTTTTTPTTSNDTTTTTPTTSNDTTTISPTTSNDTTTTTPTTSNDTTTTIPTTSNDTTTTTPTTNNDTTTITPTTSNDTTTSTPTTSNDTTTITPTTSNDTTTITPTTSNDTTTITPTTSNNMTTITPTISNDTTTVTPTTSNNMTTITPTTSNNMTTITPTTSNNMTTITPTTSNNMTTITPTTSNNMTTITPTTSNNTTTITVTTQPGNITTTTQTNNSTAVTGHTTLTHSTKPAGGNTTASSTTATISPTTISTGTTQRPTDITTNNSTTAAPPIPPVIACPAVPCPLESVCLDGTCQCISGSFLVDGRCVPAQVFPGQLHITSLTFVNQMSNRSSEIFQSTAADISAALRDALKNQPGYKQSDVVRLESGSVQATVNNIFENTTATQESVDQAIKQAITSQQTGLLGNASFTSTDLCFQKPLPCDVFTTSCANTNGRVLCSCKEGYISMPYSNTSCRVCPSGQRAAGDKCQPCAFGYAGFNCNDSALLAVVVISCVLGGVLLIIVLALLAYCCWMRCSEGKPDYNSSPYSSGDANQPWPPGITPIPRASTNFDAAPPIEMTEGGSTRALVDKKQQNNGLGFQAKMKGGKKGSYDLNPEAMNTFTGKNPSRYSYLVQGHENPYFLPGDGSKN
- the si:ch211-198m17.1 gene encoding mucin-2 isoform X1 → MFLSYLPVVFLLAAVVKGMTTTDSTTHNVTTNDTSTTPAIGNHSTTSFTTLPPSSEATATTENATAEYTTMTPSATHSETAFTQPSTEFLNTTAPVNGTVTENSNSTTSHPTDSPSAPTSGTMLTATTPTNTSETTNITTTTTITPTTSNDTTTTTPTTSNDTTTTTPTTSNDTTTISPTTSNDTTTTRPTTSNDTTTTTPTTSNDTTTISPTTSNDTTTTRPTTSNDTTTTTPTTSNDTTTISPTTSNDTTTTTPTTSNDTTTTTPTTSNDTTTTTPTTSNDTTTTTPTTSNNTTTTTPTTSNDTTTITPTTSNDTTTTTPTTSNDTTTITPTTSNNMTTITPTTSNDTTTTTPTTSNDTTTITPTTSNNMTTITPTISNDTTTTTPTTSNDTTTITPTTSNDTTTPTTSNDTTTITPTTSNDTTTITPTTSNDTTTITPTTSNDTTTITPTTSNDTTTTTPTTSNDTTTTTPTTSNDTTTISPTTSNDTTTTTPTTSNDTTTTIPTTSNDTTTTTPTTNNDTTTITPTTSNDTTTSTPTTSNDTTTITPTTSNDTTTITPTTSNDTTTITPTTSNNMTTITPTISNDTTTVTPTTSNNMTTITPTTSNNMTTITPTTSNNMTTITPTTSNNMTTITPTTSNNMTTITPTTSNNTTTITVTTQPGNITTTTQTNNSTAGTSTVTPESSTAVLTTTTLTNSTNTSPETPTSTTIPSASTPTTNTTLTAGPPTSSPTSTSSSLPTNTSPGSSTASPTGNITTLSPSTTTTGVTGHTTLTHSTKPAGGNTTASSTTATISPTTISTGTTQRPTDITTNNSTTAAPPIPPVIACPAVPCPLESVCLDGTCQCISGSFLVDGRCVPAQVFPGQLHITSLTFVNQMSNRSSEIFQSTAADISAALRDALKNQPGYKQSDVVRLESGSVQATVNNIFENTTATQESVDQAIKQAITSQQTGLLGNASFTSTDLCFQKPLPCDVFTTSCANTNGRVLCSCKEGYISMPYSNTSCRVCPSGQRAAGDKCQPCAFGYAGFNCNDSALLAVVVISCVLGGVLLIIVLALLAYCCWMRCSEGKPDYNSSPYSSGDANQPWPPGITPIPRASTNFDAAPPIEMTEGGSTRALVDKKQQNNGLGFQAKMKGGKKGSYDLNPEAMNTFTGKNPSRYSYLVQGHENPYFLPGDGSKN
- the si:ch211-198m17.1 gene encoding mucin-2 isoform X2, translated to MFLSYLPVVFLLAAVVKGMTTTDSTTHNVTTNDTSTTPAIGNHSTTSFTTLPPSSEATATTENATAEYTTMTPSATHSETAFTQPSTEFLNTTAPVNGTVTENSNSTTSHPTDSPSAPTSGTMLTATTPTNTSETTNITTTTTITPTTSNDTTTTTPTTSNDTTTTTPTTSNDTTTISPTTSNDTTTTRPTTSNDTTTTTPTTSNDTTTISPTTSNDTTTTRPTTSNDTTTTTPTTSNDTTTISPTTSNDTTTTTPTTSNDTTTTTPTTSNDTTTTTPTTSNDTTTTTPTTSNNTTTTTPTTSNDTTTITPTTSNDTTTTTPTTSNDTTTITPTTSNNMTTITPTTSNDTTTTTPTTSNDTTTITPTTSNNMTTITPTISNDTTTTTPTTSNDTTTITPTTSNDTTTPTTSNDTTTITPTTSNDTTTITPTTSNDTTTITPTTSNDTTTITPTTSNDTTTTTPTTSNDTTTTTPTTSNDTTTISPTTSNDTTTTTPTTSNDTTTTIPTTSNDTTTTTPTTNNDTTTITPTTSNDTTTSTPTTSNDTTTITPTTSNDTTTITPTTSNDTTTITPTTSNNMTTITPTISNDTTTVTPTTSNNMTTITPTTSNNMTTITPTTSNNMTTITPTTSNNMTTITPTTSNNMTTITPTTSNNTTTITVTTQPGNITTTTQTNNSTAGTSTVTPESSTAVLTTTTLTNSTNTSPETPTSTTIPSASTPTTNTTLTAGPPTSSPTSTSSSLPTNTSPGSSTASPTGNITTLSPSTTTTGVTGHTTLTHSTKPAGGNTTASSTTATISPTTISTGTTQRPTDITTNNSTTAAPPIPPVIACPAVPCPLESVCLDGTCQCISGSFLVDGRCVPAQVFPGQLHITSLTFVNQMSNRSSEIFQSTAADISAALRDALKNQPGYKQSDVVRLESGSVQATVNNIFENTTATQESVDQAIKQAITSQQTGLLGNASFTSTDLCFQKPLPCDVFTTSCANTNGRVLCSCKEGYISMPYSNTSCRVCPSGQRAAGDKCQPCAFGYAGFNCNDSALLAVVVISCVLGGVLLIIVLALLAYCCWMRCSEGKPDYNSSPYSSGDANQPWPPGITPIPRASTNFDAAPPIEMTEGGSTRALVDKKQQNNGLGSYDLNPEAMNTFTGKNPSRYSYLVQGHENPYFLPGDGSKN
- the si:ch211-198m17.1 gene encoding protein HEG isoform X5; this translates as MFLSYLPVVFLLAAVVKGMTTTDSTTHNVTTNDTSTTPAIGNHSTTSFTTLPPSSEATATTENATAEYTTMTPSATHSETAFTQPSTEFLNTTAPVNGTVTENSNSTTSHPTDSPSAPTSGTMLTATTPTNTMTGHTTLTHSTKPAGGNTTASSTTATISPTTISTGTTQRPTDITTNNSTTAAPPIPPVIACPAVPCPLESVCLDGTCQCISGSFLVDGRCVPAQVFPGQLHITSLTFVNQMSNRSSEIFQSTAADISAALRDALKNQPGYKQSDVVRLESGSVQATVNNIFENTTATQESVDQAIKQAITSQQTGLLGNASFTSTDLCFQKPLPCDVFTTSCANTNGRVLCSCKEGYISMPYSNTSCRVCPSGQRAAGDKCQPCAFGYAGFNCNDSALLAVVVISCVLGGVLLIIVLALLAYCCWMRCSEGKPDYNSSPYSSGDANQPWPPGITPIPRASTNFDAAPPIEMTEGGSTRALVDKKQQNNGLGFQAKMKGGKKGSYDLNPEAMNTFTGKNPSRYSYLVQGHENPYFLPGDGSKN